The Denticeps clupeoides chromosome 10, fDenClu1.1, whole genome shotgun sequence DNA window GTgagacacaaacatacacacacacatatttaaagGTACTGGCTGTAGAAAGATTAAGATCCTACAATTTTGTCCAAAGacccataatgacaatcaatttttctgatgggggaaaaaaaaaaaaaaagcatcatggATAATGCAGTCTATAGCATGCGACAATCAGATAATAAATCCAACAGAGGGCGTGGCCTCTAAGTGAGGTCAGATGAAAGAGTCTGTTGTTCCTGTTAATTTGGCCAGAAAAAGTCCAGCGAGCcactaaaaatatatttacaattttttatttttttttaaatggaaaagacGACGCTGTAGGCAATTGTTAAATGAGATGTACATGTGGAGCCTTCTCCTCCATCCTATTGCACAGCAGATCAGCGCCGTCCCTCACTGCTGCACCTGAAACACGTTGATTTTGCTGGTGTTCTTTAGTGTCTGCCGGCGGTTGCAGAACCACACGCGCACCACCTCGCGGTCATAGTTGAGCTCCTTAGCGATCTCGGTGATCTCCTGACCCGTGGGCAGCGCATTCTTCTCAAAGTAGGCATTCAGAACTTCAATGGCCTGCGGCGTGAAACTGGTGCGGCGCTTTCGCTTCTTTGACGGTTCCCCGCCTACGAACTCCATCAGGTTCTGCTGACCCTTCTGGTTCCAAAGCTCAGCTTCCGCCAACCAACGTTCCAGAACTGGCTTCAACTTCTGGGCACTCTTGGGTGTGATATCCAGTTTCTCAAACCTGAACAAGTATGTGACAGATtccaaatgaagtgaaagtgattgtttttgtcattttgatacagtgccagtacagcacatggtgcacatgagtcctcagcatttaacccatcaccatgtgACCATTGGACAACCATGAAAGCCGCCTGTGCAGCaatatgtggggacggtactttgctcaaattgacctcagtggcacctttgtgtcATGGGAAACCACAAACTTTTGggtacaagtccacttccttaaccagtTAATACGAAATGCTAATTTGTTGTACAGGTTAAGAAACAAACCAAGGCTTGTGTTAAACATGACTAGAGATAAAAATCTTCCTGAGGTTGAATTTCGTTTTGTTTCCTATTAAAGTCCATAATTTTAAAAACTGCTTTAAAAGTTTGCAATTTTAAGAAGGCAGCTCACCTGCAGATGGCAGACTGGCTGTAGGCAGGCCCCTCTGTGGCGGTCAGAGCCTGTCCAACTTGAGTTTGCGTAAGGCCCAGAGACAGTCGCCGGATCTTAAAGTTCTTGGCAAACTCGCGAATCTCCTCCAGATTTATGCCTTCCTCATTGGAGAGACACTGCTGAGGTTCTACACCACAGAATGAAGAACATGTGAGAGTTGATTAAGATAACTTCAACAAAGTCAGCAATTGGCAGTACATTCTAAAAGCAACATGCACTCTTCAGAAAACGTAAGAATAGGAATAAACACTCCTGAAAAATATGGTTTTAGCTGAGGGGACGTACTGCTGACAAGTTGGCTAACGGTGGGTGCCTCCCCACAACTGATTGAACCAGTGGTGGAGAGACTGGTGGCCGACTTCATCGTGGGTGTCTGCGAGGCCAGGACCACTGTGGACTGGGCCACTGTCACAACAGGACCCTATAGGAACcaatcatcagcaacaatgAATTGTTCACAGCTTTTGTTTTACTGACCATGAAAATGACCAGGACTGATTTTTACCTGTGTGGCAGGTTTGGTGAGGGCCAGGGGCACCACGGGCTTGGGAAGCACAGACGTGGAGGTGGACACCTGTGTGGGTCCGTTGCCAATAGTCCCAATGATCTGGCCCTGGGTGTTCAACACCAACTGTGGGGACATGGCCTGAACCTGAAGGCCCTGAGTGGGCAAGGCTGGGGTGGTGGCACCACTTCCAAGAGCGGCAGGATTTACTAGAAGGGGTAAAGTCCCAATCACCTACAATtaacataaaagaaaaacagacaaaatcacaagacaaaaaaaatggtctGTTGCATATTTTCTGCGCATACTGAAAAATAACCACCTCAAAACAATGAGTCCGGCTGATGAGAATCTCTTGTCTGTGTGCAAGTGCAGaaacaatttcattttattacattccAGTTTTAAGAGAAGAAAATtaatttagagtaaattattttaaataactagGGCGCAGTTCATGGTACATTATGGCTCCATACCCTACCCTTTGTTAagtctgtagatcagtgaactAGCAAggtcttactaatgttaatttgataaatgtgtcAGTGAACATAAGAAATCCAAATGCCAATAGTCTTCTATTCAAAATAATAGATTACTACAGAGCCATATTCATAGATTAATCAAGTACTCTGAGagttaaaatgaattaatgttCTCTTTTAGTAAAGGACTATCCTTAAACGAGAAACTGACCCattaagattcaagattggtttattgttagTACATCAGTATAccgtttcacacagaccccccatagttcgatcataaaagaaagaaaaaaaatgtatatacacactaaactaaactataccaACTAAAACACTATACAGATATCTCTAtacaagaaaagtaaaacttttctgcaCAAtagacaacatcatgtaggatgctagTAAGTGGATgggtatttcaaacaggacacacaagacgaGACAAGTGTGCAAAAttagcagaaatgtgcaaaaagagagGATGTGCAAAATGGTGCATAATGCTGGAAgagtattgttgttgagtttatcttttttttggtgacgGCAGTGCagtgagagctctgactgcttgggagAAGATCGCTGGCTGCTTGGTGCTTGGTATAGTGGTTCTCTTGAAAATACAATGGCGAAGTGTATGTGCTTGCTTTCAGAACCAGGATTCTCTAGAGTCTTTAAAGATGTTAGATGTTTGTTTTGCCCATTCTGTTTCATTGTGGGAGCTTAACTCATAAAAACACAAGCCTGTGGTTGTGAGTTCCTTTTTTCTGTAATCACACCTCCCTGGAGTCGATTAAAGAAACCACAGTACGCTATAAATAAAAGATCAAGCAGTATGTGCAGCTTGATGTTACACTTTGAAATAGAACATGAAATAGCATTCAAAATAGTTTAACTCATTCATTCACCTGTCCCTGTGCATTGGTAATAACCTGACCAGTGAGTCCAGCCATGTTGGACATGGCGTTGGTGATGATGGGAGTTGTAGTCAAGGAACTGATGAACTGTGGCTGGGCACCAAGAGAGGCTccactgatctgagaacagaaagtaaaaaatgagGAGCACATAGACTTTGTATTACTATCAACAGAGACCCACTACCAAAGCTGCACAATTCAACTGGAGAGCTAAATATAATTGTGTCCTTTTTATTAGCAATTTACTTTAAGCttatattgaaataaattacattttgtttaatatattatgttttattatggttcatccttttaaccgcAGTAATCTTTAAACCTCAAATCACATATTGAAATTCACAAGGCACAACATAAAGGGAATCATGAGAGTGATCAATTTAATGCTATTTAGTGTGCATCAGGTCTTCAGTAACCTCTCTAACTTAATGGGGCTCAAATGATTAATGTGAAACTGCAGCCTCAAAAGAGAACAGCGGAATGCTGAAAAAGTACAATTAGATAAATCTGAGGGGCAATTATATTAtagtataaaattatataatgcCCCCTTTTGATGAAGGTTAATTTCgcactcactctcactcattTCTACAAGtagtaaaacacattttttcttaCGAAGTGCTGACATTCAGTGCACAAATActataaaactaaaaaataaattgaatatcACAATAATAATTCCAGCCCCATTGTCTCCAGGTAGCAGTCAATATACATGGCTCAGAAACATGATATGGCACTCATtagctcaaataaaaaaaattactgatgTTCGTACAATGGCGGGGTTTATGGAGAGCCCAGTCTGGAGTGTTGCCACGGACACACTTGGCTCAGAAGCCCTGGGAGCAACGGCAGCAGCAACAGTAGGGGTTGCCGTTGACATTGCTACCTGCGCAGTAGTGGCTGAGGAGACGGATGGAGTCGCCAGGGCTGACTGAACAGCCGTCTGCACAGACTGCAGGGCGGCCGCCTGGGGTTGGAAGAGGGTCTGGGCGGGCGTGTGCAACTGCGGCTGGACCGTGTTTAGGACCGTGGAAGCTGGGAAAGAGGAGAACACAAAAGGTACTGGTGAAGCCCCTCGCAAACCCAGACGGCTAAGGTCGTCTCCATGGGCAGCCAATAACAAAGGCTACTGATTGGCCCGTTAGCCACAACAGAGCTGGCTAATCCTGAAACAGAATACTGTATCATTTAATCCACTCACAGAAGCTGCTTAGACTATGTCAGCATTGGCATTGCTGTTTGGGATCATTTGTAGAGAGTACCAGGAAAGCAAATACTTTATGTTTTCACACTGTTTGTCCTGATAGACCAATATATTACcacaaataaaccaataaaaaccTATACAAATGTGCAAACAATAGCTTCTAACAGAATTTTTAAAGACATCTGGACCGAAGGTGAGGtaactttcatcaaatttaagaccctgcaTTGAGGTagtcaactacatttgtccaagggccagTTTTTCTCAGCAGACTCAGTTGTTGACTACCtgctaaaatacaatattaattgtattttatcttaagtaatatattattatttgatttatacattttcttcCAAATTTCAGTTATTTTTAACTTTTGTCATTGCTAACAgactcatattacctgtactgccACTGAGGGATGACTGTGatattttcttatttgtgagtcatttccaTGCGTGAACCCAGAGGTGCGCAGAACGCCATGACCGGTGTATTACTGACCGATTCatggcttgtttcatttgatagaaaaaaaaaaactatgaatgaaaaaatataaataaatataaaaaacacgATTTCTTCACTCCTCACTAGTCTATTCCTGATTCAGTAATATAAGAAACTATTTTAATATAAGGAAAACTCCcactctcatttacatttacggcatttatcagacgccctccagagcgacttacaatcagtagttacaggaacagtccccccctggagcaacttagggttaagtgtcttgctcagggacacaatggtggtaagcgggatttgaacctgggtcttctggttcataggcgagtgtcttacccactaggctactaccacccactctcAGAACATGAGTACAGAATTTAGCCATCTAGCTCCATCGACGTCCCATCGGGAGGCAGAATGGAAAGCTATGGTAAAACTGCTAATTTACCTGAAAAAGCCCCCCCTGCCACAAGTGCAAAATTTTGGCAGTTATGTTAATTCCAATCTCATACACAaattatttaaagtaaaaaaatgggtctacagtatttttaagacctttaaactctggatttaaggattacgagtcatttttaaattatatttaaggccTGAATTttgaaaatccaatttaagactttttaagaatCCAAGGATACTATAGTTCTACCTTGCAAACCACTGAAGGGCAGTTTGAGGAGCCCCGCAGCTGGGCTGGCTGCAGCAAGGCCGGGTAGAGCGGCCACAGCAGCTGTGGTGAAGGTGAGGACCGCAAGACCCCCCTGCCCACCCACAGAACCAGCCATGCTAAGGGGAATGAGCAGGGGCTGTCCCAGAGAACCGGGTTGGGCAATCATCCCTGTCATTAGTGTGGCAAGACCTTCCTGCGTCAGGACCtatgggggagaaaaaaaaaaaaaaaaaggggtgggAGAATGGAAAAATGTTATGTAGGACATCTGAGACATAATAAAGATATAATGTATAGATAATACGTTATATAGTAATTTTTAATAgagtataatatatattttagacaatATTTAAGGTTAAGCAGACTGTATTGTGATGGTGAACAGGAAGCAGTGCTTGTCTGACCTGTGGACAGGCCTGGACAGAAAAGGGCATGGGCGTCTGCATCTGGGGCAAGGACATGGTAACAGGCACAGATCCAGCTATAGTCTGTACAGCAGGGACTGCAGCTTCCTGGTCACGCAATGCTGCAcaagtacagaaaaaaatccatatgTAATAGAATTAAATTGCTGATAATGTGTCAGCAGTGGTAGAGTCAAATACATCCATTTGAATGACACATTCATTATACAAAAACGCCTGGTCACACAAGTGCACGATCGTTAAGTCAGCGGCAAGTACTAGAAAAATGGTCATATTCGAATGTGGTTCAGTGGAGCTCTCTAGTCTACAGAGTCTCACCTCCATCCCCCGCATCATGAGAGGGAATAGAGCCACCCTGAGCCCCTCCTTCAGCTGCTTCCGAGTTTAGGTTCCCCCCATCCTCTCCACCCGATTCACCCTTCAGGTCTGAGCCGGAAGATGTGACTGATGAATCAACTTCGACTTCAAGGACCCGAATCGTCTCATGGCCAGACATCACAATAACCTGTGTAGCaatgagagaggagagaagagctACCTCACTTCACTGTACAACCTTGGTTCTAGTTAACTGTTCTTCCAGATTCAGTGAAAATAACTAGGTATCTATACCAATAACTACAATTACAGTAGTTGTATGAAGGACGATCTCGTTCACCCAGAAGGATAAGCCCTGGTCCCCTGCCTATCAGCTGCTGAAACACAACATTCTCAATAATAATGCAAGGTAGTGGGTGGATGGCACAATTGGCTGTCAAAAATATACAACGCAAGAGAAAAGATGCAATCTGTGTGTCCATGTGGCAGTCTTCATTTCCAGTTGGATCCACACTGGCTGATGTAGTAATTCCACTGTGCCAGGAAGttgacaaacaaaacaaaaaggaagGGAGTGGAATGATCCTATGTTCTACAATTTCCCAAAAAATAACGACACTGTCAGTAATGGAAGAGGCTCAGGCATTACTGCTGGTacctgaacatttacattggatgaaaaaaaaaaaaaaaaaaaaaaaaacatacaacaaAAACTTGCACCGTGCATCAtttatttccttcttttctttgtgtgcattaTGATTTACAGCTgtgtataatatgtatataactattttcTATCATTGAGACCAACTTTGAGAACAAAATTCAGCTTGTTCTAATTTTTGGTGACTGAAACAAGTACAATTGGTCCCATGAGATTTAAATAGGGCACTCAAAATTAACATGACAATTGTGCTCATAGCTTGTGACAACACGATTGAAAAACGTTACATATATTAATGCTATAAATGTTTAGGGGCCTAATATTGTTGATGCAAGACTCATGGTTACACCTTCTCTCAACGTCTCTCTGTCTATTAACGCTGTGATTTTCACCCAGGACTGCCTCCACAATGCTAAAGAAATGTGAAAGCGAAGGGGGAGCAAGAGAGGGAGAGCAGAAGATGCTGCACAATTCAGAGGAGGCGGACAGAGGATGCATACCTGGTCATCATGAGCAGAGAATTTCAAGGGGCAGGAACCTAATGGCTGAAAAAACACTTCTGCAGTCAGACAGTGAATGGCTAAGGAGAACAGAGAAGCCAGGCACACATTAGGGCACGATGAaccaaaagaaatgaaatggacacaaacacaaaaaaataacagacaTGAGCACAGTGTACGACAACAGGAGTCAGCCCACAACCAGCTAAAGCAATGTTCACCCATGCAATCCTCCGGCACCTCAGTTCACACATGAGACATTGCTTGTGCTCGCTGATGAGGAATATTTAAGACAAATGGTCAAACAAGCATGA harbors:
- the pou6f1 gene encoding POU domain, class 6, transcription factor 1 isoform X5; amino-acid sequence: MSGHETIRVLEVEVDSSVTSSGSDLKGESGGEDGGNLNSEAAEGGAQGGSIPSHDAGDGALRDQEAAVPAVQTIAGSVPVTMSLPQMQTPMPFSVQACPQVLTQEGLATLMTGMIAQPGSLGQPLLIPLSMAGSVGGQGGLAVLTFTTAAVAALPGLAAASPAAGLLKLPFSGLQASTVLNTVQPQLHTPAQTLFQPQAAALQSVQTAVQSALATPSVSSATTAQVAMSTATPTVAAAVAPRASEPSVSVATLQTGLSINPAIISGASLGAQPQFISSLTTTPIITNAMSNMAGLTGQVITNAQGQVIGTLPLLVNPAALGSGATTPALPTQGLQVQAMSPQLVLNTQGQIIGTIGNGPTQVSTSTSVLPKPVVPLALTKPATQGPVVTVAQSTVVLASQTPTMKSATSLSTTGSISCGEAPTVSQLVSKPQQCLSNEEGINLEEIREFAKNFKIRRLSLGLTQTQVGQALTATEGPAYSQSAICRFEKLDITPKSAQKLKPVLERWLAEAELWNQKGQQNLMEFVGGEPSKKRKRRTSFTPQAIEVLNAYFEKNALPTGQEITEIAKELNYDREVVRVWFCNRRQTLKNTSKINVFQVQQ
- the pou6f1 gene encoding POU domain, class 6, transcription factor 1 isoform X2, with product MGEHCFSWLWADSCCRTLCSCLLFFCVCVHFISFGSSCPNVCLASLFSLAIHCLTAEVFFQPLGSCPLKFSAHDDQVIVMSGHETIRVLEVEVDSSVTSSGSDLKGESGGEDGGNLNSEAAEGGAQGGSIPSHDAGDGALRDQEAAVPAVQTIAGSVPVTMSLPQMQTPMPFSVQACPQVLTQEGLATLMTGMIAQPGSLGQPLLIPLSMAGSVGGQGGLAVLTFTTAAVAALPGLAAASPAAGLLKLPFSGLQASTVLNTVQPQLHTPAQTLFQPQAAALQSVQTAVQSALATPSVSSATTAQISGASLGAQPQFISSLTTTPIITNAMSNMAGLTGQVITNAQGQVIGTLPLLVNPAALGSGATTPALPTQGLQVQAMSPQLVLNTQGQIIGTIGNGPTQVSTSTSVLPKPVVPLALTKPATQGPVVTVAQSTVVLASQTPTMKSATSLSTTGSISCGEAPTVSQLVSKPQQCLSNEEGINLEEIREFAKNFKIRRLSLGLTQTQVGQALTATEGPAYSQSAICRFEKLDITPKSAQKLKPVLERWLAEAELWNQKGQQNLMEFVGGEPSKKRKRRTSFTPQAIEVLNAYFEKNALPTGQEITEIAKELNYDREVVRVWFCNRRQTLKNTSKINVFQVQQ
- the pou6f1 gene encoding POU domain, class 6, transcription factor 1 isoform X3, producing MDPEDLAANDTPLTVNEQPLGSCPLKFSAHDDQVIVMSGHETIRVLEVEVDSSVTSSGSDLKGESGGEDGGNLNSEAAEGGAQGGSIPSHDAGDGALRDQEAAVPAVQTIAGSVPVTMSLPQMQTPMPFSVQACPQVLTQEGLATLMTGMIAQPGSLGQPLLIPLSMAGSVGGQGGLAVLTFTTAAVAALPGLAAASPAAGLLKLPFSGLQASTVLNTVQPQLHTPAQTLFQPQAAALQSVQTAVQSALATPSVSSATTAQVAMSTATPTVAAAVAPRASEPSVSVATLQTGLSINPAIISGASLGAQPQFISSLTTTPIITNAMSNMAGLTGQVITNAQGQVIGTLPLLVNPAALGSGATTPALPTQGLQVQAMSPQLVLNTQGQIIGTIGNGPTQVSTSTSVLPKPVVPLALTKPATQGPVVTVAQSTVVLASQTPTMKSATSLSTTGSISCGEAPTVSQLVSKPQQCLSNEEGINLEEIREFAKNFKIRRLSLGLTQTQVGQALTATEGPAYSQSAICRFEKLDITPKSAQKLKPVLERWLAEAELWNQKGQQNLMEFVGGEPSKKRKRRTSFTPQAIEVLNAYFEKNALPTGQEITEIAKELNYDREVVRVWFCNRRQTLKNTSKINVFQVQQ
- the pou6f1 gene encoding POU domain, class 6, transcription factor 1 isoform X4, translating into MDPEDLAANDTPLTVNEQVIVMSGHETIRVLEVEVDSSVTSSGSDLKGESGGEDGGNLNSEAAEGGAQGGSIPSHDAGDGALRDQEAAVPAVQTIAGSVPVTMSLPQMQTPMPFSVQACPQVLTQEGLATLMTGMIAQPGSLGQPLLIPLSMAGSVGGQGGLAVLTFTTAAVAALPGLAAASPAAGLLKLPFSGLQASTVLNTVQPQLHTPAQTLFQPQAAALQSVQTAVQSALATPSVSSATTAQVAMSTATPTVAAAVAPRASEPSVSVATLQTGLSINPAIISGASLGAQPQFISSLTTTPIITNAMSNMAGLTGQVITNAQGQVIGTLPLLVNPAALGSGATTPALPTQGLQVQAMSPQLVLNTQGQIIGTIGNGPTQVSTSTSVLPKPVVPLALTKPATQGPVVTVAQSTVVLASQTPTMKSATSLSTTGSISCGEAPTVSQLVSKPQQCLSNEEGINLEEIREFAKNFKIRRLSLGLTQTQVGQALTATEGPAYSQSAICRFEKLDITPKSAQKLKPVLERWLAEAELWNQKGQQNLMEFVGGEPSKKRKRRTSFTPQAIEVLNAYFEKNALPTGQEITEIAKELNYDREVVRVWFCNRRQTLKNTSKINVFQVQQ
- the pou6f1 gene encoding POU domain, class 6, transcription factor 1 isoform X1, which translates into the protein MGEHCFSWLWADSCCRTLCSCLLFFCVCVHFISFGSSCPNVCLASLFSLAIHCLTAEVFFQPLGSCPLKFSAHDDQVIVMSGHETIRVLEVEVDSSVTSSGSDLKGESGGEDGGNLNSEAAEGGAQGGSIPSHDAGDGALRDQEAAVPAVQTIAGSVPVTMSLPQMQTPMPFSVQACPQVLTQEGLATLMTGMIAQPGSLGQPLLIPLSMAGSVGGQGGLAVLTFTTAAVAALPGLAAASPAAGLLKLPFSGLQASTVLNTVQPQLHTPAQTLFQPQAAALQSVQTAVQSALATPSVSSATTAQVAMSTATPTVAAAVAPRASEPSVSVATLQTGLSINPAIISGASLGAQPQFISSLTTTPIITNAMSNMAGLTGQVITNAQGQVIGTLPLLVNPAALGSGATTPALPTQGLQVQAMSPQLVLNTQGQIIGTIGNGPTQVSTSTSVLPKPVVPLALTKPATQGPVVTVAQSTVVLASQTPTMKSATSLSTTGSISCGEAPTVSQLVSKPQQCLSNEEGINLEEIREFAKNFKIRRLSLGLTQTQVGQALTATEGPAYSQSAICRFEKLDITPKSAQKLKPVLERWLAEAELWNQKGQQNLMEFVGGEPSKKRKRRTSFTPQAIEVLNAYFEKNALPTGQEITEIAKELNYDREVVRVWFCNRRQTLKNTSKINVFQVQQ